Proteins co-encoded in one Malus sylvestris chromosome 9, drMalSylv7.2, whole genome shotgun sequence genomic window:
- the LOC126634372 gene encoding nuclear cap-binding protein subunit 2-like: MASLFKEQSKLSQYWDRRFPGSQEEFEQALLASTTVYIGNMSFYTTEEQVYELFSRAGEIKKIIMGLDKNTKTPCGFCFVLYYSREDTEDAVKYISGTILDERPIRVDFDWGFQEGRQWGRGRSGGQVRDEYRTDYDPGRGGYGKLVQKELEAQRSLVDYGTGSLGSFPPVMPPHYGRHGGGPNYGGTHRPGRDYPRKRHRDDDRHSYDNSKRNSDSESRKNTDHESRPEKNPRFRESGDSDEDEDEQKRRA; encoded by the exons ATGGCTTCCTTGTTTAAG GAGCAATCGAAGCTTTCGCAGTACTGGGATAGACGGTTTCCCGGTTCTCAGGAGGAATTTGAACAAGCCCTCCTGGCATCAACCACTGTTTACATTGGGAATATGTCCTTCTATACGACAGAAGAGCAAGTTTATGAGCTTTTCTCTCGCGCCGGAGAAATTAAGAAGATAATTATGGGCTTGGATAAGAATACAAAGACGCCTtgtggtttttgttttgtttt GTACTATTCTCGAGAGGATACTGAGGATGCTGTAAAATATATAAGTGGGACTATTCTTGATGAACGCCCTATTCGTGTGGATTTCGATTGGGGATTTCAAGAGGGAAGGCAATGGGGTCGTGGGCGAAGTGGTGGACAG GTGCGTGATGAATATCGTACTGATTATGATCCTG GTAGAGGTGGGTATGGTAAGTTAGTTCAAAAAGAGTTGGAAGCTCAAAGATCACTTGTTGATTATGGAACTGGATCATTGGGATCTTTCCCTCCAGTCATGCCACCTCACT ATGGTAGACATGGAGGAGGTCCGAATTACGGGGGTACTCATCGGCCTGGTAGAG ATTATCCTCGGAAACGGCACCGCGATGATGACCGCCACTCATATGACAACTCGAAGAGAAACTCGGATTCTGAATCGCGGAAGAACACTGATCACGAATCTAGACCA GAGAAAAATCCACGGTTTCGTGAGAGTGGTGACtctgatgaagatgaagatgagcaAAAGCGGCGAGCTTAA